In Edaphobacter paludis, a single window of DNA contains:
- a CDS encoding VOC family protein, which yields MIRQSLRSRVRSVASIASLALASLLCVSSAKAQGQQQTPALNGIAHIAIRVHNLDAARDFYKKLGFDEAFALSKNGAVYQSFIKLDDRQFIELYPTTAKDTEIGFLHLCFESDNLQAVYDDYIARGVTPNFKIRKAGAGNLLFTLKGPMQATGPQNIEYTQYMPGSRHYSDRGQHLGTDRVGTKLVSVTLAMQDPAAARDFYLKQLQFTPDAHHPMTLNLPGDSGEQVEIVPVASLGSKGRILLSTSSLGRSSKLLKQAHVIFKKSKKALTVTDPDGNLIVIEAR from the coding sequence ATGATCAGGCAATCCCTCCGCAGCCGCGTCCGCTCCGTCGCATCGATCGCTTCCCTCGCCCTCGCGAGCCTCCTCTGCGTCAGCTCTGCGAAGGCTCAAGGTCAGCAGCAGACACCGGCGCTCAATGGCATTGCCCACATCGCCATCCGCGTCCACAATCTCGACGCTGCGCGCGACTTCTACAAGAAGCTTGGCTTCGACGAGGCCTTCGCCCTCAGCAAGAACGGCGCTGTCTACCAGTCCTTCATCAAGCTGGACGACCGCCAGTTCATCGAGCTGTACCCCACCACCGCCAAAGATACTGAGATCGGCTTTCTTCACCTGTGCTTTGAGAGCGACAACCTGCAGGCGGTCTATGACGATTACATCGCGCGCGGCGTCACACCCAACTTCAAGATTCGCAAGGCCGGGGCGGGCAATCTGCTGTTCACGCTGAAAGGTCCCATGCAGGCGACCGGGCCGCAGAACATCGAGTACACGCAGTACATGCCCGGCTCGCGCCACTACAGCGACCGCGGCCAGCACCTCGGCACCGACCGCGTCGGGACGAAGCTCGTCTCAGTCACCCTCGCCATGCAGGACCCCGCCGCCGCCCGCGACTTCTACCTGAAGCAGCTTCAGTTCACCCCGGACGCTCATCACCCCATGACGCTCAACCTTCCCGGAGATTCCGGCGAGCAGGTAGAAATCGTGCCGGTCGCCAGTCTGGGCAGCAAAGGCCGCATCCTTCTCTCCACCTCCAGTCTGGGACGCTCCTCCAAACTGCTGAAGCAGGCCCACGTGATCTTCAAAAAATCGAAGAAGGCACTCACCGTGACCGATCCCGACGGCAATCTCATCGTTATCGAGGCACGTTGA